Proteins from one Capricornis sumatraensis isolate serow.1 chromosome 2, serow.2, whole genome shotgun sequence genomic window:
- the LOC138073583 gene encoding HIG1 domain family member 1A, mitochondrial encodes MSSDTDISLSSYDEDQGSKLIRKAREAPFVPIGMAGFAAIVAYGLYRLKSRGNTKMSVHLIHMRVAAQGFVVGAMTLGMGYSLYQEFWGKPKP; translated from the coding sequence ATGTCAAGCGACacagatatttctctttcttcatatGATGAAGATCAGGGATCTAAACTTATCCGAAAAGCTAGAGAGGCACCATTTGTCCCCATTGGAATGGCAGGTTTTGCAGCGATTGTTGCATATGGATTATATAGATTGAAGAGCAGGGGAAATACTAAAATGTCTGTTCACCTGATCCACATGCGTGTGGCAGCCCAAGGCTTTGTTGTGGGAGCCATGACCCTTGGTATGGGCTATTCCCTGTATCAAGAATTCTGGGGAAAACCTAAACCTTAG